TTTTTGTCAGGGAAGAAATCGAGGTAGATCATAAGCTGACCGGTAACGATACTTTGCATCTGGAGCTGTGCCCTGAGACCTTTTTCAATAAGCTGGGTAAACTGGTCCTGTTGACCCGACACAAGCGGTCTGTCGGTAATGACCGCCCTGGGGTCCAGCTCGACATAGACAGGGATGAGAAAGGATCTGTTCGTATAACTGTATCGTAACACAATATTAGTGACAGTACCTATTTTAACGCCCCTGAATACGACCGGAGAACCTACGTTGAGTCCCTTTACGGAACCATCAAAGAACATCACGTAGGGTAGTTTATCGGCAAAAAATTTGCCTGACCCGAAGACCCAAACAGCCAGAATGGCAAGCGTTAGGGCGCTCACGATAAATGTACCGATTAAGGTCTTACTCGCCTTTTTTGCCATCGCTTTTCTCCTTTTTCAGTGTTTTCTTACCCCTCTGTCGCGTATTCGTTACTGTGCTCGGCGCGACACCGTGATTCCGTACCCCCCCTGGTGAGGAAGCTGTGGACCGTCGGGTTCTTACATTCGGCAAGGAGTTTTTTCGGGTCACCTGATGCTATCATAGTCTTTGTATCCGCGTCGAGAAATACCGAATTGTTCCCTATGGCAAAGATGCTTGCCAGTTCATGTGTTACGACGACAATAGTGGTACCGAGGCTGTCGCGGAGCTCGAGGATGAGATCGTCGAGAAGTTTCGCGCTAATAGGGTCCAGCCCGGCAGACGGTTCGTCGAAATAGAGTATCTCGGGGTCGAAGGCCATGGCGCGGGCAAGGCCGGCACGTTTTTTCATCCCGCCGCTGATCTCAGAGGGATAATAATCCTCGAAGCCTGCAAGGCCAACGAGGGAAAGCTTAAGTGATATGATCTCGCTGATCTGGGCATGGCTTAAGTCGGTGTATTGCTCAAGCGGCAGGGATATGTTCTCTGCAAGCGTCATTGAGCTCCACAGGGCCCCGCTCTGGTAGAGAACCCCGAAGTGTCTCATGAATTGTTCCCGTTCATCAGGGGTCAGGTCCCAGAGATTCACATCTCCATACAATACTTCGCCCTTAACGGGTTCCTTGAGACCGATAAGGTGCCTCAAGAGTGTGCTTTTGCCGCACCCGCTGCCGCCCATGATAATGAAGACGTCACCGCGGTTGACCGTAAATGTTATATCCTGTTGGACCACGTGTTCCCCGTATGCCATCGTCAGATCACGGACAATGATGTGAGGTTCAGGGATCTCAATAGCAGCCTTATCCTTTTCCATCAGAGCCCCAGTACGTCGCATAGTATGGTGATGATCGCGGTTGCAATGATAATGCTCACAATACTCGTCACCACTGCTGATGTCGTTGCATCGCCGACCGCGGAGGCGCTTCTCCCGCATTGCATCCCGCGGAGACACCCCGCAAAGGAGACAAGGATACCAAACACAAAACCGCTGAAAAGCCCGATCCATATATTCGTCAGGCCCACCGCCTCTTTTGTCTCCTGAAAGTATTCGTTCACCCCGATGCCAAACCCTGTTACACTGACAATAAGCCCACCCAGCATGCCCATCAGATCCGCATAGAGGGTAAGGAGCGGCATCATAAGGGTCAGGGCGATCATCCTCGGAAGAACAAGGAATTCGACAGGCGATATGCCGGCAGTCTTCAGGGCGTCGATCTCTTCATTGACCTGCATGGTGCCGATCCTTGCCGCAAATGCTGCACCGGTGCGTCCTGCCATGATGATCCCTACCATGATGGCCCCCATTGCCCGTGTCATCGCGATGCCGACAAGGTCGGCGATAAAGATCTGTGCCCCGAACATCTTGAGCTGTATGGAACCGACAAAGGCAAGGATGAGGCCGACAAGTACACTGATAAGGGAGACGATAGGAAGGGCATCTGCGCCGCATTGTTCAAGGATCAGCATGAGATCGGAGCGGCGGAACCTGGCCCTGCCGGTAAAGAGCCTGACAAAAGCGACAGAGACCTCCCCAAGGAAACTCAGTATCTCGAGGAGGGCGTGCCATATGGTTACCTCTGCATGGGTGATGTGTGTCAGCAACGATACACGGATCGATTCCCTGTGTGCCTCTTTCAGTTCCGGGACTGTGGATGCGAGGTTGAGGAGCCGCTGGACGCCCCGGGGCAATCCTCCGAAATCTATAGTAGTCTCCTTTCCGGAACAGTGATGCTTCAATCTGATGAGAAAGGTCAGAAGACCGCTGTCCCATCCCTCAAGCCCCTGCGCGTCAAAGACTATTCGTTGCGGCTGCGTTACCGCATCGATCTCTCTCATGAGAGCGTCGGAAGAGGGAAGAGCGTCGGTAAGTCTCCACTCCCCTGAAACATTGATAGTAAGGGTGTTTTCCGTTGACCTCTCAAAACGCAGTTCACCCTGCTTCAAATATGTTATCTCCGATGTTTTTATAATAGACGCTCCATAAGGACAATAAAATCATTATATGGTAAGAATGTTTTCAATTCAACAAGTTGTTGTACGAATAAGGCAGTGAATAGTGAAAGGTAAGAGGTAATAGGTCATTGCGAGCCCGCAGGGCATGGCGTTCTGTCATTGCGAGCGGAGCGCGGCAATCTCATTAATAGATTATACCCGTGGATCGCCACGGACATGTTCAGGGACCATGTTCAGGGACGTTGGTAACTTTGGTAACTAACTTACTGCCACCATATGTCGGCTGCAGAAACAGTGCATCAGTTTGGCGTATCGCGTGTTGCGGTATCAAAGATGATAAAAAGAGTGAAAATATCATGAATAAGTTACACAAATTACCTACGTTATGACCTTTCTCTTGATTCACTGATTGCTTCCAGTATTTCCTGTCTGGAAATACTTTTGCTCAAGCCTGGTACGTCGAATGGGGAACGGCGAGTGCGGGTGGATTTAGGAACAATGGTGTACATATCACCTTTGCGACGTTTAATTACTACCTCTTCAATCTTAGATTCTTCGAGGATCCTTGAAAGTTTTTCTCTAGCCTCAGAATAAGTATATATTTTCATGATATTATGTCGCCACCTTTATTGATAAACTTTCCGCAACTTCGCCCATGCGGGCATCGAGGCTGATGAGGGGTGATTTTGTCTCAAGACAGCACTGAATATAAAAGGCATCGTATGCATAGATATTACGCCTAATAGCAATTTTTAAAGCATCATATATTCTTATAGGCACAAGCCTTACCGGAATGCCTTGCGATATGTTAAATGCTTTAAGCGCTTCCCGATCTGTTAAGCGTCTTTTCTTCTTCATCGCCGTCAGCGCATTGGCTATTTCGTAGGGAAGTATCTCCGGCGCAATAAGAGAAAAGCCTGATGTTTTTTCAATGACCCATTTTCTGTCAGCTTCATTAAAAACAACGGAAAGAAAGGCGCTTGCATCAACTACTACTTCCATGTAATTAGTTGTACAACTCATTTATCAAGTTGTCAATATATATTTGCCATAACACTTAATATACCAACTTGGTATTTATTTAGATGATATACCAGACAAAAAAATCAACCAAAATATTCCTGTATTTTCTATAAAATGCAGCATGAAAATATTTGTTAAATGGTTTTTGCTGATATTACGGAGTAAAAGACAATATGCCTTTTTCCGGATGCTGGATACTTGATACTCGTCACTCGATACTCGATGCTGGCGGGAGCGATCACGGCAGGACGGGACAGGCTATGAGCCCCTTTATTTAAAGGACGGGCATCGGCGTCGGGCTTGTTGCTCGAGACTAACCTCGCAATTAAACCGTCCCTGTAGCAAACCGTCGTGAGAGAAAGGCAGCAGAGAGCGGAGAGCTGAGAGCTAAGAGTAAACTCAACAAACCCAATGAACGCGAGCGGTATAAACCAGCCCACACCGTGGGCGAGAGGGGGAGTCTCTTCGGGCTTATGCCCGAAGAGGGGGCGACCCCCTTGCGGGGACAGGCGTGAGCCCCGGTAACAGCAAGCCGCTGGAGCGGAATGAGCGTGTTTGCGGGGAAAGCCCGACGCCGATGCCCATCCTCCGTTAACTACTTCGCTGCCTTTTTTAATGCTGCACGAAGCCGGGTTGACCCTTTGTTGCTTACATCCTGCTTTATAATGATCTCAGCAGGGTCTACTTCCTTGCCGTAGTATGCCTCGTTGAGACCATTTCTCACCTTCACGACAGAGCCCTCGAGGTTTAATCCGGCGTAGATGCCCTTGGATTTCGCGAAGGAGATGATATCCGCGGTAATGGCCCCTTTTGCGCCGGTGCCGACAGGGCCGAGGGCAATAGATGTATCACCGCCCAGTTTGACCGATGTGGTGAGAAGGGAATCGACTGCCCTCTGGCTCATAATCATCATGATGACTTCCGCGGCTTCACCGCCTATCTGGAGCCCGAAGCTCACTGAGCCGATGGTATAGAAGGCAGGCTCGCTCCAGTTGCCTGTCTTCGAGTCCCTTGCTGTGAGGACGCCTGTTCCGCCGGAGCCTCCGAGGATAAAACCGGCCTTGAGTACCTGCGGGAAGATCAAAAGGCCCTTGACGTCCTTGAGGTGATCGTTGAGATAGCTGTAATTTTTGTCCCTCGCAAAGGAACTGAAGGTGATCCTCGCCTTATCGACAATCGCCTGTGCCTCTTCCTTATCGGCCGCCCTCGCAGGCAGGACGGTGATAATGAGTAAAACAAAAGATACTAATACCGGAACCAATAAGCCTGTATAACGTTTCCTTAAACCTTTTCGTTTCATATGTCCCTCCTTTATTTAAGCCTTCTTCCGGCTGCCAGGTCGTTACAGCAGTTCCTTCAGCCGCACGTAGTCGATCTTCCCGGTGCCGAGCTTGGGTATATCCTTCATGTACCGGATCTCTCTCGGACAGGCGAGGTCGGAAAAACCCTTTGCCTTCAATATCTCCCTTACCGTCTTCTGTTCGGCATCTTTGCTGTTTGTAACGATGATCAGCCGCTCGCCCTTCCGTTCATCCGAAACGGCCATGACGGCAACCTCCTTGCGTTCACCGAATTGACCGGCAAGGGCCTCTTCCACCGCCGTGAGGGAGACCATCTCCCCGCTGATCTTGGAAAACCTCTTCAGCCTGCCCACTATCCTTATAAAACCGTCCTCCGTGATCTCCACAATATCGCCCGTATCATACCAGCCCTGATCCTCTACGAGAAATTTCTCGTTCGCCTTTTCGTTTTTCAGATACCCCTTCATCACGTTCTTGCCTTTGATGTAAAGCTTGCCCACCCTCCCCTGCTCATTGTCGATGCCCTCAACGGGCACAAGCCTGTATTCCATACCGGGCAATATCTTCCCCACTGTCCCGTATTCATGTTCGAGGGCATTGTTGATGCTGATGATCGGGGAACATTCCGTGGCGCCGTACCCCGACATGACCCGCACGCCGTAGACCTTTGCGTATCTGTCGAATACGCTGTCGCTCAATGCCTCGGCCCCGCAGAAGATGTACCGCATGGAATAGAAATCGTAGGGGTGCGCCTTTTTGCTGTAGCCGTTCAGGAACGTGTTGGTCCCTATAAAGATCGTACACCCTTCGTCATAGGCTATCTCCGGCACGACCCTGTAATGGAGGGGACTCACATAGAGAAACGCCTTTGCACCGGCGAACATCGGCAGTATGGTACCGATGGTCAGGCCGAAGCTGTGAAAGACCGGCAGGGCATTAAGGAAATAATCCGTCTCCCGCACGTCTACCTTTGTGAGTGCCTGGCGGATGTTGGAGATGATATTCTCATGGGAGAGGCAGACCCCTTTGGGTACGCCTTCGGAACCGGAGGTAAAGAGGATCACCGCCGTCTCTTTTTCCTCACCCGGTCTCATCAGCGCATAAGGACCGGGAAATATGCTACGCATGATGCCTGTAAACTTCTGTTTTAAATCTATCTTTTCCCCCAGCTCTTCGATAAAGATAACGTTCTTTCCTTCAAAGACAGACCGGTTGATCCTGGTCCGTTCAAGAAACTGTTGCGACGTTATGATGGTGGCGAGATCGGCAAGTTCCATGGAATGTTGCAGTGCAGCCGGGCCGGTCGCGTAGTTAAGGAAGACCGGTACCTTCCTGAAAAGCTGCAACCCCATGAAGATAAGGGCCGTGACGGTCAGGTTCGGCAGGAGCAGGCCGATGTTCTTATCGGGCAGCTTTGCGAGACAGCCCCCCAGTACAAAGGCGCCTGTCAGTGATCTCCTGTAGCTTACCTCCTTCCCTGTCGAGTCTTTGTATAGTATCCTGCTTCCGTTCCCTTTGCCGAGCCTGATAAACTCGTGCGGCAGCGTTGAAGGCCTGTTTGTCGCCTCGTAGGTCATATCGCAGAGGGCCTTGTAGATCATTGCCGCGGCCTTCTTCTTCCGCTTCTTCGGCACCATATCTTCCAGGGCTATGGGCTCAAGGACCTTTCCGATGGTGATCGCAACGGGTGCGAAGATCCTCCTGCGGTTCTCCTTCTTTTTGGAAAATATCGTCGAGTAGGTATTGCTGAGATGGACAGGCAGTATCCATGCCCCTGTCTTGTACGCGACAAATCCCGTCCCTTCATAGACCTTCATGATGCTCCCCGTTTTTGTCATCCTTCCTTCCGGAAAGACAAGGAGCGGCGTGCCCTTGTTCACCTTGTCGATGATCCCTTTCAGGGAATAGGGGTTCATCGTATCCAGCGGTACCGCGTAATCGTTCTGCATGAAAAACCTGAAACGGCGTTCCTGGGCCCTTGTCCTGCTCACAAGGATCTTGAGGTTAAGATCCAAATAGGTCCAGAGCAGTACCCCGTCGATAAGGCTTTCATGGTTGGAGATGATTATCAGCTTTTCAAGTCCCTTCGGCACGTTCTCCAGCCCCTCGACCCTTACCCTGTGGAAAAGAAAGAAATAGACCTTGAAGAGAAGCCGGCAGGCTTCCTCGACGATTGTTTTCAGAATGGGATACTTGCTGAACATCTAATCCGTTACCTTCCCTTTCATAACTATATGAACACGCTGTTTGTGTCAAGTACATATTAATGGGGCTCACGCCTGTCCCCGTAAGGGGGTCGCCCCCTCCAGCAGCAAAGCTGCCGGAGCCACCCCCTCTCGCCCAAGAATGGGCTATAACATATTTTGGGGCTCACGCCTGTCCCCGTAAGGGGGTCGCCCCCTCTATAAATCAGCAGTCAGCTTTCAGCCGTCAGCAGCCAGCCAAAACAAAAAAGACCTTAAGCTGATCATTGATGGATAAAAAA
This portion of the Syntrophorhabdaceae bacterium genome encodes:
- a CDS encoding ATP-binding cassette domain-containing protein, which translates into the protein MEKDKAAIEIPEPHIIVRDLTMAYGEHVVQQDITFTVNRGDVFIIMGGSGCGKSTLLRHLIGLKEPVKGEVLYGDVNLWDLTPDEREQFMRHFGVLYQSGALWSSMTLAENISLPLEQYTDLSHAQISEIISLKLSLVGLAGFEDYYPSEISGGMKKRAGLARAMAFDPEILYFDEPSAGLDPISAKLLDDLILELRDSLGTTIVVVTHELASIFAIGNNSVFLDADTKTMIASGDPKKLLAECKNPTVHSFLTRGGTESRCRAEHSNEYATEG
- a CDS encoding ABC transporter permease, which translates into the protein MKQGELRFERSTENTLTINVSGEWRLTDALPSSDALMREIDAVTQPQRIVFDAQGLEGWDSGLLTFLIRLKHHCSGKETTIDFGGLPRGVQRLLNLASTVPELKEAHRESIRVSLLTHITHAEVTIWHALLEILSFLGEVSVAFVRLFTGRARFRRSDLMLILEQCGADALPIVSLISVLVGLILAFVGSIQLKMFGAQIFIADLVGIAMTRAMGAIMVGIIMAGRTGAAFAARIGTMQVNEEIDALKTAGISPVEFLVLPRMIALTLMMPLLTLYADLMGMLGGLIVSVTGFGIGVNEYFQETKEAVGLTNIWIGLFSGFVFGILVSFAGCLRGMQCGRSASAVGDATTSAVVTSIVSIIIATAIITILCDVLGL
- a CDS encoding type II toxin-antitoxin system Phd/YefM family antitoxin encodes the protein MKIYTYSEAREKLSRILEESKIEEVVIKRRKGDMYTIVPKSTRTRRSPFDVPGLSKSISRQEILEAISESRERS
- a CDS encoding type II toxin-antitoxin system VapC family toxin; amino-acid sequence: MEVVVDASAFLSVVFNEADRKWVIEKTSGFSLIAPEILPYEIANALTAMKKKRRLTDREALKAFNISQGIPVRLVPIRIYDALKIAIRRNIYAYDAFYIQCCLETKSPLISLDARMGEVAESLSIKVAT
- a CDS encoding lipid-binding SYLF domain-containing protein; protein product: MKRKGLRKRYTGLLVPVLVSFVLLIITVLPARAADKEEAQAIVDKARITFSSFARDKNYSYLNDHLKDVKGLLIFPQVLKAGFILGGSGGTGVLTARDSKTGNWSEPAFYTIGSVSFGLQIGGEAAEVIMMIMSQRAVDSLLTTSVKLGGDTSIALGPVGTGAKGAITADIISFAKSKGIYAGLNLEGSVVKVRNGLNEAYYGKEVDPAEIIIKQDVSNKGSTRLRAALKKAAK
- a CDS encoding AMP-binding protein — protein: MFSKYPILKTIVEEACRLLFKVYFFLFHRVRVEGLENVPKGLEKLIIISNHESLIDGVLLWTYLDLNLKILVSRTRAQERRFRFFMQNDYAVPLDTMNPYSLKGIIDKVNKGTPLLVFPEGRMTKTGSIMKVYEGTGFVAYKTGAWILPVHLSNTYSTIFSKKKENRRRIFAPVAITIGKVLEPIALEDMVPKKRKKKAAAMIYKALCDMTYEATNRPSTLPHEFIRLGKGNGSRILYKDSTGKEVSYRRSLTGAFVLGGCLAKLPDKNIGLLLPNLTVTALIFMGLQLFRKVPVFLNYATGPAALQHSMELADLATIITSQQFLERTRINRSVFEGKNVIFIEELGEKIDLKQKFTGIMRSIFPGPYALMRPGEEKETAVILFTSGSEGVPKGVCLSHENIISNIRQALTKVDVRETDYFLNALPVFHSFGLTIGTILPMFAGAKAFLYVSPLHYRVVPEIAYDEGCTIFIGTNTFLNGYSKKAHPYDFYSMRYIFCGAEALSDSVFDRYAKVYGVRVMSGYGATECSPIISINNALEHEYGTVGKILPGMEYRLVPVEGIDNEQGRVGKLYIKGKNVMKGYLKNEKANEKFLVEDQGWYDTGDIVEITEDGFIRIVGRLKRFSKISGEMVSLTAVEEALAGQFGERKEVAVMAVSDERKGERLIIVTNSKDAEQKTVREILKAKGFSDLACPREIRYMKDIPKLGTGKIDYVRLKELL